A genomic region of Rhodococcus pyridinivorans contains the following coding sequences:
- a CDS encoding DUF3052 domain-containing protein, producing MVAAADAKNYVSKLGITHDHVVQELGWDEDTDDELRAAIEEVTGTELLDEDSDEVVDVVLLWWRDSDGDLVDALMDAIGPLADEGVVWVLTPKTGRPDHVEPSEIAESAATAGLTQTTATNLGDWIGSRLVQPKAGRPRR from the coding sequence GTGGTCGCCGCGGCGGATGCCAAGAACTATGTCTCCAAGCTCGGTATCACTCACGACCACGTGGTGCAGGAACTCGGTTGGGACGAGGACACCGACGACGAGTTGAGAGCTGCGATCGAAGAGGTCACCGGTACCGAGCTGCTCGACGAGGATTCCGACGAGGTCGTCGACGTCGTGCTGCTGTGGTGGCGCGACAGCGACGGCGACCTGGTCGACGCCCTCATGGACGCGATCGGCCCCCTCGCCGACGAGGGCGTCGTGTGGGTGCTCACCCCCAAGACCGGGCGCCCCGATCACGTCGAGCCCAGCGAGATCGCCGAGTCGGCCGCCACGGCCGGCCTCACCCAGACCACGGCCACCAACCTCGGTGACTGGATCGGCAGCCGCCTCGTCCAGCCCAAGGCCGGCCGTCCCCGCCGCTGA
- a CDS encoding peroxiredoxin: MPIAVGAEAPDFTLKDQNNQEVTLSSFRGSKNVLLVFYPLAFTGVCQGELCAVRDDLPTFENDDTAILAVSVGPSPSHKIWAAEQGYTFPLLSDFWPHGEVAQAYGVFNEKFGFANRGTFVIDKDGIVQFAEENQPGEARDQGAWARALAALKS; this comes from the coding sequence ATGCCGATCGCCGTGGGCGCCGAAGCCCCCGATTTCACTCTCAAGGACCAGAACAACCAGGAGGTGACGCTGTCGAGCTTTCGGGGCAGCAAGAACGTGCTCCTGGTCTTCTACCCCCTCGCCTTCACCGGCGTCTGCCAGGGCGAACTGTGCGCCGTCCGCGACGACCTGCCCACCTTCGAGAACGACGACACCGCCATCCTCGCGGTGTCGGTCGGCCCGTCGCCGAGCCACAAGATCTGGGCAGCCGAGCAGGGATACACCTTCCCGCTGCTGTCCGACTTCTGGCCGCACGGCGAGGTCGCGCAGGCCTACGGTGTGTTCAACGAGAAGTTCGGTTTCGCCAACCGCGGCACGTTCGTCATCGACAAGGACGGCATCGTGCAGTTCGCGGAGGAGAACCAGCCCGGAGAGGCCCGTGACCAGGGAGCTTGGGCCAGAGCGCTCGCCGCGCTAAAGTCCTGA
- a CDS encoding DUF5655 domain-containing protein, translating into MYATVDDYLADKDPAAVDVFRHVRAMILDLGGDVTEHVHASEISWSRGRPFAAAFVYASRLEVALDLPRRIHHATLREAFPKKGTVTTHRLSVSSVDDLDDHFVELLNVAYRTAAEPRD; encoded by the coding sequence ATGTACGCGACCGTCGACGACTATCTGGCCGACAAGGATCCGGCCGCCGTCGATGTGTTCCGGCACGTGCGCGCGATGATCCTCGACCTCGGCGGCGACGTCACCGAGCACGTTCACGCGTCGGAGATCTCCTGGTCGCGGGGCCGTCCGTTCGCGGCGGCGTTCGTCTACGCCTCGCGTCTCGAGGTGGCTCTGGATCTGCCGCGGCGCATCCACCACGCGACGCTGCGTGAGGCGTTCCCGAAGAAGGGGACGGTGACGACGCACCGGCTGAGCGTCTCGTCGGTCGACGACCTCGACGACCACTTCGTGGAGTTGCTGAACGTCGCCTACCGCACCGCGGCGGAACCACGCGACTGA
- a CDS encoding SURF1 family cytochrome oxidase biogenesis protein, translating into MRRLTFLLRPGWLVLALVVVGFAYACFTVLAPWQLGKNTSTEDRNGRIAASMAQDPVPVGDLLGGDGPTIEDEWRRALAQGSYLPESDVLVRLRSVESQPAYEVLTPFALDSGGTILVNRGYVRPVRGTEIPEIPPAPSGPVTLDARIRMSEGTVEDKAPFVDDGYQQVYFIDAPQVASVTGLDLEDVYLQLDADQPGGLGVIPLPQLDSGPYLSYGLQWLAFGIMAPLGLGYFVWAELRERRKSKGSQDGGDAAEAPAEAAPRTASEKLADRYGRPR; encoded by the coding sequence GTGCGCCGATTGACATTTCTCCTACGCCCCGGCTGGTTGGTCCTGGCACTGGTGGTCGTCGGCTTCGCCTACGCGTGCTTCACGGTCCTCGCGCCGTGGCAGCTGGGCAAGAACACGAGCACCGAGGACCGCAACGGTCGCATCGCTGCGTCGATGGCACAGGATCCGGTTCCCGTCGGTGACCTACTGGGCGGCGACGGTCCGACCATCGAGGACGAGTGGCGCCGTGCGCTCGCGCAGGGCTCCTATCTGCCCGAGTCGGACGTGCTCGTGCGGTTGCGCAGCGTCGAGTCGCAGCCGGCCTACGAGGTGCTGACTCCGTTCGCACTCGATTCCGGCGGAACGATCCTCGTCAACCGCGGGTACGTGCGGCCGGTCCGCGGCACCGAGATCCCCGAGATCCCGCCCGCGCCGTCCGGCCCCGTCACGCTCGACGCCCGCATCCGGATGTCCGAGGGAACGGTCGAGGACAAAGCCCCCTTCGTCGACGACGGCTACCAGCAGGTCTACTTCATCGACGCCCCGCAGGTCGCATCCGTCACTGGTCTTGATCTCGAGGACGTCTACCTGCAGCTCGACGCCGACCAGCCCGGCGGTCTCGGCGTGATCCCGCTCCCCCAGCTCGATTCGGGCCCGTACCTGTCGTACGGCCTGCAGTGGCTGGCGTTCGGGATCATGGCTCCGCTGGGTCTGGGCTATTTTGTGTGGGCCGAGCTGCGGGAGCGTAGGAAGTCCAAGGGTTCGCAAGACGGTGGTGACGCAGCCGAGGCCCCGGCGGAAGCGGCACCGCGCACCGCGAGCGAGAAGCTCGCCGATCGATACGGCCGGCCGCGGTGA
- a CDS encoding HAD hydrolase-like protein, which yields MTVLAATQPLVLPAPVVLFDLDGTLTDSATGVINGFLHAAETTGFEAPDGNLQWLLGPPMRDTLQNLGLDEEQVAAGLAAYRDYYSATGWAENAVFDGIEAVLEAVREAGSRLAVATSKSQTFAERILDHFGLTGYFEFIGGASDDGARRHKWEVVAHSLAALGIDPQDAEAGGTTGVVMVGDREHDIHGAGRFGIPTVFVEWGYGTETEGRAAARTTASVEELREVLTGGR from the coding sequence GTGACCGTTCTTGCTGCCACCCAGCCGCTCGTGCTCCCTGCTCCCGTCGTCCTCTTCGATCTGGACGGCACGCTCACCGATTCCGCGACCGGGGTGATCAACGGGTTCCTCCACGCCGCCGAGACGACCGGCTTCGAGGCACCGGACGGCAACCTGCAGTGGCTGCTCGGACCGCCCATGCGCGACACCCTGCAGAATCTCGGGCTCGACGAGGAGCAGGTCGCTGCGGGACTCGCGGCCTACCGGGACTACTACTCCGCCACCGGCTGGGCGGAGAACGCCGTCTTCGACGGCATCGAAGCAGTGCTCGAGGCCGTCCGTGAGGCAGGTAGCCGCCTGGCGGTGGCGACGTCGAAGTCCCAGACGTTCGCCGAACGGATCCTCGACCACTTCGGTCTGACCGGATACTTCGAGTTCATCGGGGGTGCGAGCGACGACGGCGCCCGGCGGCACAAGTGGGAGGTCGTCGCGCACAGCCTCGCCGCTCTCGGGATCGATCCGCAGGATGCCGAGGCGGGCGGCACGACCGGTGTGGTGATGGTGGGCGACCGCGAGCACGACATCCACGGTGCGGGCCGGTTCGGCATCCCCACGGTCTTCGTCGAGTGGGGTTACGGGACCGAGACCGAGGGTCGTGCGGCGGCGCGGACGACCGCCTCGGTCGAGGAACTGCGGGAGGTACTCACGGGTGGACGCTGA
- a CDS encoding Nif3-like dinuclear metal center hexameric protein, with protein MDVTAATLREVIDVLETAYPPSLAESWDSVGLVAGDPDEPVRKVLLAVDATAAVVDEAIEWGAQLLLVHHPLLLRGVDTVGAHTPKGALIHRLIRGGCALFTAHTNADRANPGVSDALAGALGLTGLRPLESKPEPATDKWVVMVPSDAADTVRAGLFAAGAGALGNYRECCWSTTGTGQFRPVDGADPAVGSVGDLERVPEDRIEVIAPRRSRAAVLAALRDAHPYEEPAFDIIELADLPSDRGLGRVGELPQTRTLREFTADVAAALPATEWGVRGAGDPDRPVRTVAVCGGSGDSFLGLATAQGVDVYVTADLRHHPADEHLRAGGPALVDVAHWASEYPWCAQARDVLDRAFADRDGWQARVSELRTDPWTTAAGAVR; from the coding sequence GTGGACGTGACGGCGGCGACGCTGCGTGAGGTGATCGACGTTCTGGAGACGGCCTACCCGCCGTCGCTGGCGGAGAGCTGGGACTCGGTGGGACTCGTCGCCGGCGACCCCGACGAGCCGGTGCGCAAGGTGCTGCTCGCCGTCGACGCGACCGCGGCTGTCGTCGACGAGGCGATCGAATGGGGCGCGCAACTGCTGCTGGTGCACCACCCGCTGCTGCTGCGCGGAGTCGACACGGTGGGCGCGCACACCCCCAAGGGCGCGCTGATCCACCGCCTCATCCGCGGCGGCTGCGCTCTGTTCACCGCGCACACCAACGCCGACCGTGCGAACCCCGGTGTCTCGGACGCCCTCGCCGGGGCGCTGGGCCTGACCGGCCTGCGACCGCTCGAGTCCAAGCCCGAACCCGCGACCGACAAGTGGGTCGTGATGGTGCCGTCCGACGCCGCCGACACGGTGCGCGCGGGACTGTTCGCAGCGGGCGCGGGTGCTCTCGGCAACTACCGCGAATGCTGCTGGTCGACCACGGGCACCGGCCAGTTCCGCCCGGTCGACGGCGCGGACCCGGCCGTCGGCTCGGTCGGCGACCTCGAACGCGTCCCCGAGGACCGGATCGAGGTCATCGCGCCGCGCCGGTCGCGCGCGGCGGTACTCGCGGCCCTGCGCGACGCGCACCCGTACGAGGAACCGGCCTTCGACATCATCGAACTCGCCGACCTGCCGAGCGATCGCGGGCTCGGCCGGGTGGGGGAGCTGCCGCAGACCCGCACGTTGCGCGAGTTCACCGCCGACGTCGCCGCCGCGCTGCCGGCCACCGAATGGGGTGTGCGCGGTGCGGGCGACCCCGACCGGCCGGTGCGGACCGTGGCGGTGTGCGGCGGATCCGGTGATTCTTTCCTCGGGCTCGCCACCGCGCAGGGCGTCGACGTCTACGTCACCGCCGACCTGCGGCACCATCCCGCCGACGAGCATCTGCGCGCCGGGGGTCCCGCGCTGGTGGACGTCGCGCACTGGGCGAGCGAGTACCCGTGGTGCGCGCAGGCCCGCGACGTCCTCGATAGGGCGTTCGCCGATCGGGACGGCTGGCAGGCGCGGGTCAGCGAGTTGCGCACCGATCCCTGGACGACCGCGGCGGGCGCGGTACGGTAA
- a CDS encoding zinc ribbon domain-containing protein, with product MNVEPTVQAKLLSLAAVDAELNRLAHRRRTLPEQQEVDRLQTERNARKDAAVAVEIILDDLDRDIRKLEGEIEAVRMRADRDRSMLQSGSVGSKQLTELQHELTSLERRQAALEDDLLEVMERREASKADHDHAGARVSQVDDQLGDAVRARDEALADIEVAEQRCRSDREALLAVFPTELVTLYEKQREKSGIGAALLQARRCGACRLELDRGEIARIAAAPADLLVRCPECDAILVRTKESGL from the coding sequence GTGAACGTCGAACCCACCGTGCAGGCCAAGCTGCTGTCCCTCGCCGCCGTGGACGCAGAGCTGAACCGCCTCGCGCATCGCCGTCGGACACTGCCCGAACAGCAGGAGGTGGACCGCTTGCAGACCGAGCGCAACGCGCGCAAGGACGCCGCGGTGGCAGTCGAGATCATCCTCGACGACCTCGACCGGGACATCCGGAAGCTCGAGGGCGAGATCGAGGCCGTGCGCATGCGCGCCGACCGCGACCGGTCGATGCTCCAGAGCGGCTCGGTGGGATCGAAGCAGCTCACCGAACTGCAGCACGAGCTCACCAGCCTCGAGCGTCGCCAGGCGGCACTCGAGGACGACCTGCTCGAGGTCATGGAGCGTCGTGAGGCGTCGAAGGCCGACCACGACCACGCCGGTGCGCGGGTCTCGCAGGTCGACGACCAGCTCGGCGACGCCGTCCGGGCCCGCGACGAGGCGCTCGCCGACATCGAGGTGGCCGAGCAGCGGTGCCGCAGCGACCGCGAGGCACTGCTCGCCGTCTTTCCTACGGAACTGGTGACGCTCTACGAGAAGCAGCGCGAGAAGTCCGGCATCGGCGCCGCACTGCTGCAGGCCCGCCGCTGCGGCGCGTGCCGTCTCGAACTGGACCGCGGTGAGATCGCCCGGATCGCCGCCGCACCCGCCGATCTGCTCGTCCGGTGCCCGGAGTGCGACGCGATCCTGGTTCGCACCAAGGAATCCGGACTGTGA
- a CDS encoding bifunctional RNase H/acid phosphatase: MTTVVVEADGGSRGNPGPAGYGAVVFDADHRTVLAERQASIGRATNNVAEYKGLIAGLTAAAELGADEVHVRMDSKLVVEQMSGRWQVKHADMIPLAAQARELAGRFRSVDFTWIPRAENAHADRLANAAMDAAAEALLDVASDTVTRPVAPSNAGTENVATPPAVPVPDPAVPPSPGWTGAVGSPTRLLLLRHGQTSLSVERRYSGRGNPELTELGRDQAVAAARRLGARGGITAVLASPLGRARETAAAAADALDLPVTVHDGLIETDFGDWEGLTFAEAARRDPELHRRWLGDTSVRPPNGESFDEVAKRIASVRDDLLTDYAGSTVLVVSHVTPIKTFLQMALESGPSLLYRLHLDLASLSIAEFYADGGSSVRLVNDTSHL; the protein is encoded by the coding sequence GTGACGACGGTCGTCGTCGAAGCGGACGGTGGTTCTCGCGGGAATCCCGGACCGGCCGGTTACGGTGCCGTGGTCTTCGATGCCGACCATCGGACCGTCCTCGCCGAACGCCAGGCGAGCATCGGGCGCGCGACGAACAACGTCGCCGAGTACAAGGGTCTGATCGCCGGTCTCACCGCCGCCGCCGAGCTCGGCGCCGACGAGGTGCACGTCCGCATGGATTCCAAGCTCGTCGTCGAGCAGATGAGCGGACGGTGGCAGGTCAAACATGCCGACATGATCCCGCTGGCCGCGCAGGCACGTGAGCTCGCCGGCCGGTTCCGCAGCGTCGACTTCACGTGGATCCCGCGTGCGGAGAACGCCCACGCCGACCGGCTGGCCAACGCCGCGATGGACGCGGCGGCCGAAGCGCTGCTGGACGTCGCGTCCGACACTGTGACGCGTCCCGTGGCGCCGTCGAATGCGGGGACCGAGAACGTCGCCACCCCGCCGGCCGTGCCTGTGCCCGATCCGGCAGTGCCGCCTTCACCCGGCTGGACCGGTGCGGTCGGATCACCGACCCGTCTTCTGCTGCTGCGTCACGGGCAGACCTCGCTGTCGGTCGAGCGTCGCTACTCGGGGCGGGGCAACCCGGAGCTGACCGAACTCGGTCGCGACCAGGCGGTCGCCGCGGCCCGGCGACTCGGTGCCCGCGGCGGGATCACCGCCGTGCTGGCGTCACCGCTGGGGCGAGCGCGGGAGACGGCCGCTGCGGCCGCCGACGCCCTCGATCTCCCGGTGACGGTGCACGACGGGCTGATCGAGACGGATTTCGGCGACTGGGAGGGTCTCACCTTCGCCGAGGCCGCGCGTCGCGATCCCGAACTGCACCGCCGCTGGCTCGGCGACACCTCCGTGCGACCCCCGAACGGCGAGAGCTTCGACGAGGTCGCCAAGCGGATCGCCTCGGTGCGCGACGACCTGCTGACCGACTACGCCGGCTCGACCGTGCTGGTCGTCTCGCACGTCACGCCCATCAAGACGTTCCTGCAGATGGCGCTCGAGTCCGGCCCGTCGCTGCTGTACCGCCTGCACCTGGATCTCGCGTCGCTCAGCATCGCCGAGTTCTACGCGGACGGCGGCTCGTCCGTGCGGCTCGTCAACGACACCTCGCACCTGTGA
- a CDS encoding lipase family protein, protein MPIFVAQSTGDDFVLVQGVDPMVDKWCSAGADVTYRRYDVGPVLTKTGTGHLIGMFPAVVEGLDWLDQRFSGRESQSGCTA, encoded by the coding sequence ATGCCGATCTTCGTGGCGCAGAGCACGGGCGACGACTTCGTGCTCGTCCAAGGGGTCGACCCCATGGTCGACAAGTGGTGCTCGGCCGGCGCCGACGTCACCTACCGCCGCTACGACGTCGGACCCGTTCTGACGAAGACCGGGACGGGCCATCTGATCGGCATGTTCCCGGCCGTCGTCGAAGGCCTCGACTGGCTCGATCAGCGGTTCTCCGGCCGGGAATCCCAGTCCGGCTGCACCGCCTGA
- a CDS encoding DUF1697 domain-containing protein yields the protein MTRLVALLRGINVGGIRIRMADLKKVFVGLGFENVRTVLASGNVLFDSEDDPATAKARIEAALTERFGYEAYTFVVEQSYLARVVEAYPFDDARADRHSYVVFVSDPAVLESLAALSDDLDPNLECIEVGKRVLYWQVVKGSTLDSAVGKQSGSTRNKATTTVRNLNTLRRLA from the coding sequence ATGACGCGACTCGTGGCCCTGCTCCGCGGAATCAACGTCGGCGGCATCCGCATCCGGATGGCCGATCTGAAGAAGGTCTTCGTCGGCCTCGGCTTCGAGAACGTCCGCACGGTACTCGCGTCCGGCAACGTGCTCTTCGACTCCGAGGACGACCCCGCCACCGCGAAGGCCCGGATCGAGGCCGCACTCACCGAGCGGTTCGGTTACGAGGCCTACACCTTCGTCGTCGAGCAGTCGTATCTCGCGCGGGTCGTCGAGGCGTATCCCTTCGACGACGCACGCGCCGACCGGCATTCGTACGTCGTGTTCGTCTCCGATCCCGCCGTACTCGAATCGCTGGCCGCCCTGTCGGACGATCTCGATCCGAATCTCGAGTGCATCGAGGTAGGCAAGAGGGTCCTCTACTGGCAGGTCGTGAAGGGCTCGACGCTCGACAGTGCCGTGGGGAAACAGTCGGGTTCGACCCGGAACAAGGCGACGACGACCGTCCGGAACCTCAACACGCTGCGTCGACTGGCCTGA
- a CDS encoding RNB domain-containing ribonuclease has translation MVTTPIVVAPAIDFADVRAEFDLVDEFAPEALAEARRAADRFADVREDRTDLPLVTIDPLGSMDLDQALHLERTDDGFVLHYAIADVYALVEPSGALDAETHRRGQTYYLPDGSVPLHPRELSEGTASLLPDAVRPAVLWRIETDHRAEPVAVSVRRALVQSVARMHYAGVQRDADAGRLHPSVEALPDFGRLREAAALARGAIELRLPTQDVVQDGDGWTLQIEPRTEADEWNSEISLLTGMCAAQIMIGARVGLLRTLPPTDPAAVDALRRTARSLDMPWPTGLGVGAFLASLDANDPKTLVLMSEAPTLLRGASYAAFDGDLPETILHGAIGAPYAHVTAPLRRLSDRYATEVCLAVSSGRDVPNEVRTALAAMPKIMSSTDSLAGKVNRACIDLTEAVVLAPRVGETFEATVLKEATERRDAEVFVASETVIGPCGGAPEEGSTVRVRLTLADPQARKIRFDHDR, from the coding sequence GTGGTGACCACTCCCATCGTCGTCGCGCCCGCGATCGACTTCGCCGACGTGCGCGCCGAGTTCGACCTCGTCGACGAGTTCGCGCCGGAGGCCCTCGCCGAGGCGCGGCGGGCGGCCGACCGCTTCGCGGACGTACGTGAGGACCGCACCGATCTGCCTCTCGTGACCATCGACCCACTCGGGTCGATGGATCTCGACCAGGCGCTGCACCTCGAACGCACTGACGACGGCTTCGTGCTGCACTATGCGATCGCCGACGTGTACGCACTCGTCGAACCGAGTGGCGCACTGGACGCCGAGACGCACCGCCGCGGGCAGACCTACTACCTGCCCGACGGCTCGGTGCCGTTGCATCCGCGCGAGCTGTCCGAGGGCACCGCGAGCCTGCTGCCGGACGCCGTCCGTCCGGCGGTGTTGTGGCGCATCGAGACCGACCACCGCGCCGAGCCCGTCGCGGTGAGCGTGCGTCGTGCCCTCGTCCAATCGGTCGCACGTATGCACTACGCCGGAGTGCAACGCGACGCCGACGCGGGCCGGTTGCATCCGTCCGTCGAGGCGTTGCCCGATTTCGGGCGGTTGCGGGAGGCCGCAGCGCTCGCCCGTGGAGCGATCGAACTGCGCCTGCCCACGCAGGACGTCGTGCAGGACGGCGACGGCTGGACGCTGCAGATCGAACCGCGCACCGAGGCCGACGAGTGGAACTCCGAGATCTCGCTGCTCACCGGGATGTGCGCCGCGCAGATCATGATCGGGGCGCGGGTCGGGCTGCTGCGCACGCTCCCACCCACCGATCCCGCCGCGGTCGATGCTCTGCGCCGCACCGCGCGGTCGCTCGACATGCCGTGGCCGACGGGGCTGGGTGTCGGTGCCTTCCTCGCCTCGCTCGACGCCAACGACCCGAAGACGCTCGTGCTGATGAGCGAAGCGCCGACACTGCTGCGCGGTGCGTCCTACGCGGCCTTCGACGGTGACCTGCCCGAGACGATCCTGCACGGCGCGATCGGTGCGCCCTACGCGCACGTCACCGCGCCGCTGCGCCGGTTGTCCGACCGGTACGCCACCGAGGTGTGCCTCGCGGTGTCGTCGGGCCGGGACGTCCCGAACGAGGTCCGCACCGCACTGGCTGCGATGCCGAAGATCATGTCGTCGACCGATTCGCTCGCCGGCAAGGTGAACCGCGCGTGCATCGACCTGACCGAGGCCGTCGTGCTCGCGCCACGGGTGGGGGAGACCTTCGAGGCGACGGTCCTGAAGGAGGCCACCGAGCGGCGCGACGCGGAGGTGTTCGTCGCCTCCGAGACCGTCATCGGCCCGTGCGGCGGGGCGCCGGAGGAGGGCAGCACGGTGCGGGTGCGGCTCACCCTCGCCGACCCGCAGGCACGCAAGATCCGTTTCGACCATGACCGGTGA
- a CDS encoding CHAP domain-containing protein: MTGETPRRRRRPVAAVLTVVLALGAVLAVLVWWILPNRLFPWDSAAFPEIDTSALTPTQVRIVELLEEQHEAQNPGTFYSEGVREPWCADFVSWIMREAVVPLSNPHSGHWRIPGVFTLGEFYEQADRYEPAGTGYRPEVGDVVLYHNRIGVGQREHTNIVVAVDGDSAITVGGNEMGRIRVHELDVTGDDAVVGFGRLPG; encoded by the coding sequence ATGACCGGTGAGACGCCGCGGCGGCGGCGACGGCCGGTCGCTGCCGTCCTCACCGTCGTGCTCGCACTGGGTGCGGTGCTCGCGGTGCTCGTGTGGTGGATCCTGCCGAACCGGCTGTTCCCGTGGGACAGCGCGGCATTCCCCGAGATCGACACCTCGGCGTTGACACCGACGCAGGTGCGGATCGTCGAACTGCTCGAGGAGCAGCACGAGGCGCAGAATCCCGGCACGTTCTACTCGGAGGGTGTCCGCGAACCGTGGTGCGCCGACTTCGTCAGCTGGATCATGCGGGAAGCCGTTGTGCCGCTGTCCAATCCGCATTCGGGCCACTGGCGGATCCCCGGCGTGTTCACGCTCGGTGAGTTCTACGAGCAAGCCGACCGCTACGAACCGGCGGGCACGGGTTACCGGCCGGAGGTCGGCGATGTGGTGCTGTACCACAACAGGATCGGTGTCGGTCAGCGCGAGCACACGAACATCGTCGTCGCCGTCGACGGTGATTCCGCGATCACCGTCGGCGGAAACGAGATGGGCCGCATCCGCGTCCACGAACTCGACGTGACCGGGGACGACGCCGTGGTCGGCTTCGGGCGGTTGCCGGGCTGA
- the pip gene encoding prolyl aminopeptidase, with protein MERRELYPPIEPHETGMLDVGDGQQLYWEVSGNPQGKPVVFLHGGPGGGTAPLHRRFFDPGAYRIVLFDQRGCGRSQPHVADGADLSVNTTDHLVADIERLRTFLGVDRWMVFGGSWGSTLALAYAQRHPEHVTELVLRGIFLLRRSEIDWYYNGGAGQLFPEAWEGFCAPLATTGPGEHPVDVYHRLLHSTDPDVALNAAIAWSTWEGATSSLLPNPDRVAETAEPRFALAFARIENHYFHHRGFFDEGALLRDAHLLRDIPGVIVQGRYDVVCPTRSAHDLHEAWPFSRLHIVDDAGHAATEPGIVHRLVEATDTFR; from the coding sequence ATGGAGCGACGCGAACTGTATCCGCCGATCGAGCCGCACGAGACGGGCATGCTCGACGTCGGTGACGGCCAGCAGCTGTACTGGGAGGTCAGCGGCAACCCGCAAGGCAAGCCCGTGGTCTTCCTCCACGGTGGTCCGGGTGGCGGCACCGCACCCCTGCACCGGCGCTTCTTCGATCCGGGCGCCTACCGGATCGTGTTGTTCGACCAGCGCGGCTGCGGCCGGTCGCAGCCCCACGTGGCCGACGGCGCCGATCTGTCGGTCAACACCACCGACCATCTGGTCGCCGACATCGAGCGGCTGCGCACCTTCCTCGGTGTGGACCGGTGGATGGTCTTCGGCGGGTCGTGGGGCTCGACGCTCGCCCTCGCCTACGCCCAGCGGCACCCCGAGCACGTCACCGAACTCGTCCTGCGCGGGATCTTCCTGCTGCGCCGCAGCGAGATCGACTGGTACTACAACGGCGGCGCCGGGCAGCTGTTCCCTGAGGCGTGGGAAGGATTCTGTGCCCCGCTCGCCACCACTGGGCCCGGCGAGCATCCCGTGGACGTCTACCACCGCCTGCTGCACTCGACCGATCCGGACGTCGCCCTGAACGCGGCGATCGCGTGGTCCACCTGGGAGGGCGCCACGAGTTCACTGCTGCCGAACCCGGATCGCGTCGCGGAGACGGCCGAACCCCGGTTCGCGTTGGCCTTCGCGCGTATCGAGAACCACTACTTCCACCACCGTGGCTTCTTCGACGAGGGGGCACTCCTGCGCGACGCGCATCTGCTGCGCGACATCCCGGGCGTGATTGTGCAGGGCCGCTACGACGTGGTGTGCCCGACGCGCAGCGCGCACGACCTGCACGAGGCGTGGCCGTTCTCCCGCCTGCACATCGTCGACGACGCGGGCCATGCGGCGACCGAACCGGGAATCGTGCACCGGCTCGTCGAGGCCACCGACACCTTCCGCTGA
- the panB gene encoding 3-methyl-2-oxobutanoate hydroxymethyltransferase codes for MSDNVTSVYGGAASAAAPADTPKRKTRVHHLQAMKAEGRRWAELTAYDYSSARIFEEAGIPVLLVGDSAANVVYGYDTTVPVTVDELLPLVRGVVRGAPHALVVADLPFGSYEASPEQALATAVRFMKEGGAHAVKLEGGERMAPQIAAITAAGIPVQAHIGFTPQSVNTLGGFRVQGRGDGAEQLVADAIAVQEAGAFSVVMEMVPADLAGQVTRKLSIPTVGIGAGNECDAQVLVWQDMAGYTSGKTAKFVKKFGQVGDELRRAATQYAAEVGQGTFPGPEHSF; via the coding sequence ATGTCCGACAACGTGACGTCCGTATACGGCGGCGCGGCCTCCGCTGCAGCCCCTGCCGACACCCCCAAGCGCAAGACACGAGTCCATCACCTGCAGGCGATGAAGGCCGAAGGCCGCCGCTGGGCAGAGTTGACGGCCTACGACTACTCCTCCGCCCGCATCTTCGAGGAGGCGGGTATCCCCGTCCTGCTCGTGGGCGATTCCGCAGCCAACGTCGTCTACGGCTACGACACCACGGTGCCCGTGACCGTCGACGAACTCCTCCCCCTCGTCCGCGGCGTAGTGCGCGGTGCTCCGCACGCGCTCGTCGTCGCCGACCTGCCGTTCGGCTCGTACGAGGCCTCGCCTGAACAGGCCCTCGCCACGGCCGTGCGGTTCATGAAGGAGGGCGGCGCCCACGCGGTGAAGCTCGAGGGTGGCGAGCGGATGGCTCCGCAGATCGCCGCGATCACCGCCGCCGGCATCCCCGTGCAGGCACACATCGGCTTCACCCCGCAGTCCGTGAACACACTCGGCGGGTTCCGGGTGCAGGGCCGCGGCGACGGCGCCGAGCAGCTCGTCGCCGACGCGATCGCCGTCCAGGAGGCAGGCGCCTTCTCCGTCGTGATGGAGATGGTGCCGGCCGACCTGGCCGGGCAGGTCACCCGCAAGCTGAGCATCCCGACCGTCGGTATCGGCGCCGGCAACGAGTGCGACGCCCAGGTCCTCGTCTGGCAGGACATGGCCGGCTACACGAGCGGGAAGACCGCGAAGTTCGTCAAGAAGTTCGGACAGGTGGGCGACGAACTGCGCCGCGCCGCAACACAGTACGCAGCAGAGGTCGGGCAGGGCACCTTCCCGGGGCCCGAGCACTCCTTCTGA